Proteins found in one bacterium genomic segment:
- the lepB gene encoding signal peptidase I codes for METVVVVLLLRAFVVEAHAVPTGSMIPTILPGEYLLAEKLSYRFGDPQGGDVVVFKYPVEPKVDYVKRCLAVGGQTFEIKDRKPIIDGLEVPDSHAHFENTLPPVPNILGISDSDWQKAWESRDLFGQVMKLVSQKPGIVKSLYAFVATYEANSAGMEIEYDSLRTAITNITPKSNRWDEYLRIALIEGFEAYLDTDFSSEEVIPIINKALTYNMQQLIYFSISDNFQKVTIPEGYLMCIGDNRDQSYDSRFWGPVPLDNVKGRPSMIYYSVEVQPPAPGKTPTIFDNILIIFKSWFHPKEIRPDRFFTLLF; via the coding sequence GTGGAGACAGTGGTGGTGGTTCTTCTTTTAAGGGCATTTGTTGTCGAGGCTCACGCCGTGCCCACCGGAAGTATGATACCTACTATACTTCCGGGAGAATATCTCCTTGCTGAGAAGCTTTCATATCGCTTTGGCGACCCTCAAGGTGGCGATGTTGTGGTGTTTAAATACCCGGTCGAACCTAAAGTGGATTATGTGAAACGCTGTCTGGCGGTTGGTGGCCAGACCTTCGAAATAAAAGACCGTAAGCCCATTATCGACGGCCTTGAAGTTCCGGATAGTCACGCCCATTTCGAGAATACTTTACCACCCGTTCCAAATATCCTCGGCATTTCCGACTCCGACTGGCAGAAAGCATGGGAATCGCGAGACCTTTTTGGTCAGGTGATGAAGCTTGTCTCCCAGAAACCTGGCATTGTGAAATCGCTTTATGCTTTTGTGGCTACTTACGAGGCAAATAGCGCAGGAATGGAAATTGAATATGATAGCCTTAGAACAGCAATAACCAACATCACTCCTAAGAGCAACAGGTGGGACGAATATCTCAGGATCGCTTTAATCGAAGGCTTTGAAGCCTATCTTGACACTGATTTTTCCAGTGAAGAGGTCATTCCGATAATCAATAAAGCACTTACCTATAATATGCAGCAGCTTATTTATTTTTCGATCTCCGATAACTTCCAGAAGGTTACTATCCCTGAGGGTTATCTTATGTGTATAGGGGATAATCGTGACCAAAGTTACGATTCGCGTTTTTGGGGACCGGTTCCTCTCGACAATGTCAAGGGTCGCCCATCGATGATTTATTATTCGGTGGAAGTTCAGCCACCAGCCCCGGGTAAGACACCGACTATCTTCGATAATATACTGATAATATTCAAGAGTTGGTTCCACCCGAAGGAAATTCGTCCGGACAGATTTTTTACGCTTCTGTTTTAA